The segment TCCCTTTAAATGCCCATTCTTACCATAGTGAAGACAGAGCAAATTGCACATACTTTCTATGAGGATTATAGGGAGGAGTGATGTTAAAATTTCCTAGtcttttcttattgaaattactctgatttgttgcatttgacaataactttgaggattttgtccacttaagagatttttcaagttcttccttaagtttgacaatatccttttctaattttttgCTCTTTTCCAACGACAAACCAAGGTTTTTCtcagagtttttcaatttttcttggatTTCAACTTGTAAACCATTTGACATTTCATTTagcttttcagcttcttcagttATCTGATTCAACTGATTCTTAAGTTAAGAATTATCAGACTCTAGAGACATCATTcttgacattttctcttcaagtttaactttgttttcagttaaactGTCAAGTTCCGCATTCATGGTGTCTCTTTaagattttaaatcaattaCAGAATCAATCATGATTTTTGCCAacgttctcaattttttaagagaataattATCCAAGTCAGTTTTCATATCAAGAGCCTTTTTGAACACCAAATCTGCAGCAGCTTTTCTATCTCTTTTACcgagtaccaggtcccttctctTCTCTTTGTCACTTCTTGGTGTTTGATGTTccttgttttcattcttgagCAAAGGACACTCTCTGATAAAGTGCCCGgcttttccacacttgtagcaTATATCACCTTGAGTAGCATTTCGAGTaccatttgttcctcttttaaaaactttattttttctcacaattttttgaaatctgttgatgagatatgccatatcatcatcactggAATCTTCATCTGATTTGTACTTCAGCATCAATGACTTATACTTTTTAGATTCCTTCTTTAATGAATCGTAATttcgattcatctcatgtgtTTTCAGATTTCCAATCAAAGCATCCATAGTCAGCACCTTCAAATCTTTGGCTTCTATGATGGCATCAACCTTGCTTTCCCAAGATTTTGGAAGAATTCGAAGTACTTTTCTGACTTGTTTGCtcatgcttataggttcaccAAGACTTTACAGCTCATTTGTAATGAAAGACAATTTTGTGAACATGTCATGAATTGTTTCTCCttctttcattttgaagttctcaTACCGTGAGGTAAGCATGTCAATCTTtgattctttgacttgttcagttccttcatgAGCAGTCTTCAAACAGTTCCAAATTTCCTTAGCAGACTCACAAGCTGAAACCCTGTTGAACTAATCAGGTCCTATCCCACAGACAAGAAGAGTTTTTGCTTTGTAGccattttcaatcttttttctatCAGCTTCGTCGTATTTCTGTCTAGGCTTTGGAGCAAGACTAGTTTTCTCTCCATCCTTTTTTTCCATCATCGGAATAAACGGTCCATCAAGTACAATATCCCATAACTCGCTGTCTTCAACCATGAGATAATcatgcattctaactttccaccaactgtagaaatgtccattgaaacAGGGAGGTCTTGTTGACGACTGACCTTCTTCGAGATGAAGTGGAGCAGCCATTCTAGAACAAATATCActtccttggtgttaaccaaatagGGAGTGCCTCCTTTGATACCACTTGGtagaatatatgccttcacttaacagAGTAGTGGACCAGATCCCTTACTATACTAATGAATATAACCAGAAAGTTAATATGCAgtaaaaatcaacacaatgattttacgtggaaacctccttgcttaagggagtaaaaccacgacctgtctcattggattttcaatcgtttttactaatcttcaaaagcaaaagtaaaacacgattacaacaaatgtgagaagaagtttttaatctcacgtttaagcaatagtctctattgcttaataagcctaagtagaaatcaatctacccactaagctatcccacttggacaacctagacttttaacactacccactgattcctttatagtttcaggaatagtttacaatataagaacaagagaatatattCCTAAACAGCTACACTAAAAGCTCCAGAGATTACTGCTGTTTttggaataattctgcctttTGTTTACTAGCAGCCTTTgcaaattttcttgaaaagttCTATCTGAAGTTGCAAAAACTATGaaagatgtttaggaaagtgccttttatatggacaagtcactttccttaaactctttgccattggttggagAAGTCTCACTTTCTGAAgtcatcgggaagtgtgcacctactttctgtaccgtctctAGCTGGCAGTCAACTGACTCGTCACaatgagagcctggtacctctacaAGGTCCCTGTGGTGGTTTCATCTTCAACATATAAGTAAgaaacctggtacctttacgaggtccctaagtttgtcaaatcatcaaaactacaaataacaagtCCTGATTTAAGACCTTTGCTTTCCTACTTTATTCAAAAGACCCAAACCCCtaattttcttcattctccTCCTATCCTCTCCAAATTTGCCTCCCAGACCCCTTTTGCCCTCCTCTCGTCCTTCTTTTCGGTCAGTGCAGCCTGGGGAACGAGCAGTGAACAACGCCCTCCAGCAGAAGTCGCAAAACCACCAGTCGGAAAACAATGGCGAGCTCTGGCAGGTGCGTGAAGACCACCAGAGAA is part of the Solanum lycopersicum chromosome 1, SLM_r2.1 genome and harbors:
- the LOC138341788 gene encoding uncharacterized protein; this translates as MAAPLHLEEGQSSTRPPCFNGHFYSWWKVRMHDYLMVEDSELWDIVLDGPFIPMMEKKDGEKTSLAPKPRQKYDEADRKKIENGYKAKTLLTAHEGTEQVKESKIDMLTSRMSKQVRKVLRILPKSWESKVDAIIEAKDLKVLTMDALIGNLKTHEMNRNYDSLKKESKKYKSLMLKYKSDEDSSDDDMAYLINRFQKIVRKNKVFKRGTNGTRNATQGDICYKCGKAGHFIRECPLLKNENKEHQTPRSDKEKRRDLVLGKRDRKAAADLVFKKALDMKTDLDNYSLKKLRTLAKIMIDSITEEAEKLNEMSNGLQVEIQEKLKNSEKNLGLSLEKSKKLEKDIVKLKEELEKSLKWTKSSKLLSNATNQKSMCNLLCLHYGKNGHLKGECAGWRNSYERLSNYAERQNLPKERPGPLKNVSTRRFSKKKSVTAPMSFVSERSSSQCWYMDSGCSKHMTGNVKNFLSLKTLQGGGVSFGDVKKGYILGVGKVEKSLEDLIDNVYHVDGLKYSLLSVSQICDKGNEVKFTSEKCTVMSLTTKKNENADLWHRRLGHVSSSLLNKLISKDLVRGLPKLKFAENKICEACVKGKQIRSSFKPKKQVTSSRTLELLHMDLCGPLKVQSRNGKKYILVIVDDYSRYTWTRFLKSKAETAEELVVFFKMIQTKLNQVICTI